catacatagcggtcaaacacacaCAGTCgcgtaaaaaaacaataaactttttCCAGGTCCTCTAAATACGGAGCAGATAAAGGACCACCTCATACAGCACGTGATAGAGAGGCGCGACAAATCCGGCGATCTGATGTTCCCTCGGTTGAGGCAGCAGTTGGTGTCCTGCTGGGGCAACTACGCCTGGGACGCAAGTACTACCTTCCGACCGGAGAACCACGTCATCATCGCCAGCGGCGTTTACCGCGGGAGGCCCGTCACTGACAATAATATCCAGGTTGGTTGGTGCTAGAACTTGAGTAAGGTAGAGAGAATAACTTGCTGATCACAAAGCAACAAAATCCcgcatacctacccttttaagCTTAACTTTCTAATGTCAGATCCACGCGtgaacaatcaatcaatcaatacaatcaattgtgtctggtatctcagATCAATCGTTGAGAAGCTTTATCCAGCAGTTGCAGGCCAGTGAGATGGCTTAATTCTTCCAGGGTTACCTACGGCCCACATAAAGTAACAGATTTAATTTGTATACAAGCTTATAAACAATTAACAGTATTCTGATTCTTCCAAAATTGTTTCAGGACTACGTCAGCGAGATCGTGTCCAAGTACTTCCCGAGCGACCAGCCTCCCTGGCAGTACATTGTCATCCCCGTCGTTTCCATAGAACCTAAATACTACATTCTAGTCCGTGTTCATCACCTGCTGCTCACCGGAGAAAAATCCATCAACATCGGGGACCTACTGATGGTAGAACAGCATTCTCCAAACGAGAATATATCGCAAGCTGAATATACTCAGAGTAACCAAAGTCCTCTTGCGAAACTCTTTCCAACGCCGTCAGCTATTCCAGAGTTATGGTGCAAATTGAACGAGAATCTATCAAATGCTTGGAACGAGTTCATTTCTGAATACGATCCCGTGGAGAGTCCTAGGGCCCTTAAAACTCTGCCTGGGGCCTTCCATGTTGCCGGGTTGGTGCTTATTTCTAGCGCAAGCGCGCTTAGAGAGCTCACTAAGAAGCGATCCAATGAATCAAGAAATGATGTCCCCGTGACGGCTGCTACTCTCCTGTCTGCTATTCGAAGGGAGTGCCAAAGAAGGAACCTTACAGTACTGAAGGTAATTTTATCATTATAGAGGTACTATTTAAATGTCATGCTTGgttatagttattattaaaataatttgtaaccaaaaatgttcaaatatattatatttacggATAATATTCCAGGTCCTAATATCACCCCTCGTCACAGCAGACCCAAGAAAATGGCCCCGAAGAGCGATCGGAACGGCAATCACGACAACCAAAACAGCAATAAAGTTGCCTCTACAACTACACAACGAAATAAAGGCTCTGAGAGAATTGAAGAATACAGGCCAAGTGGTACACCCAAACACTTTGATGTGGAAGTATGGTGAATTACTCCAGTTATGGGTGCGAGCGATGCTAGAAGCGTGGCGAGGTGTAGTCGCGACGTACAGAGCGCCGGCCAAGTTGTGGTCAGACACGGTCGCAGCGGACGATGGACACAGGCACTTGCTGCAAACCGTCAATTTATGTGGGCGAAaggtatatttacaaaatagttttttttttttttcaaaaaccaATGTAGTGAGCTGCATAAATGAAAATTTAAGAACCAGTTGGCAAGATAGTATTGTAGTTTTTACGATTCCGTGTCAGTAGCTCATGAAGTTTCTATCGCGAACTACAGGTAGCAGCGTGGTCCCGCCCCGTGTCACGTGCGAGCATCGAACGCGCAGCGCGAGCGCTCGGCGTCTCCTCAACAGACGTGGCTCTGTACGCCGCCACGGAAGCTCTACGATCTTTCTTCGAGCACACGCAGTCAGGGGCCCCAGAGGTTATACTAACTACCGCTAGAGCTGCCACAGAAGACTTCCTCTTCACTTTCGCAGAAGGACAAGGAAAGAAATACAAGAAATCGATGACTGGAGGTAGATACAAAAGTTCATGTCGTTATATTCTTATTACTTTACTAATCAATTCTGTCAACTAACGCATTACCATACAAATTTTTATGTATGACATACCAAAATACATTTTTGAGTTTCACTTTTTGTACACGTAACAGAAAAAGAAAGATCAAAGTCTTATAATTGACTGATTAGTCTTTTTGGCCGAAGAGATCCATCTGCGAGTATTATTATGTGTATATGGTGTATATGGTATTACTTATAGGCAGCTGTGCAAATAACCCTAGCgtcatatatattttaatgaaacacCTATCCGATATCCTTTCAGGCATGGTGTGCCTCTCGTTGCCAGTCGGTGCGACACCTCGCCGCATCTCTTCAGTAGTAGAGCAAGCTTGCAGCAGACAGAGCGCGTTGGTCACAGTCTGGGCGGCGCAGGCGCGTTGCGGCGCCCTGACAAGAGCAGTGCCGTCCCCCTTCGCGAGACTGACATTGAATCTATTATCTAGAAGATACGCCGTCTCGTATGCTGAGATAAACGCGCCGATTAATGCGCGAGAAAGAACCACGCTATGGGGACAAACAGTTGATTTCGTCGTTTATTGGAGACCTCCACAAGCGAATATAAGTAAGTTTTAACATTACCATAATATCAATTAAGCCGTACAACTTgatatttgtttcataaaacgAAACGTAATTATTGGATTACTCCAATGAGCATTACTTTTCCTGTAGGCGCCTGGAGGAAGGTCTATCTTTCTTGTGTGTGCgcaacattaaattaaaacataattctTTCCAGGTATGTCTCTCACAGTGATACAATACGCGGATACAGTTCGTTTGGCCGTCATGACGGACTCCCGGCTCTCTCCCGCGCACACGGTGCCCGTCACACGTTGGCCCAACGCCATCGACCAACTAGTCACCAAGATCGACCAGGAGATCGCTAGAATCACTGCCCAAGGGAATCTCGGAAACGTTCCTCGAATAGTCGCGCCTGAGGAGACTCAAGAAATGGAAGAGGATAGTGAAGAACAAAGTGCAGTACCCTCATCTAGTATGCTGAGGCCGCCTTCGACTGCCGTCGTCAGCCCTCCTCCCATGAGAAGACTAAAGACGCATCATTAAGTAAGAAATGAAGCGCGTGAACAAAGTTAATCTTTACATGGTTGAGAGGAAATGTAATAATGCAAAGTCATTTGCGTTGCTTTGACTTTGAGGAGGCAAAGGGTCAGGTAAGagatatgaaataaaaataagagtTGTGCGTATAAGCCAAGAgattataaagtaaaataaatataagctcacgactatatacccattggagtagccagaggtacaGGACTAAGTGCCCGCGTTTCACCAAGCTTTATAAAACCAAAACTGATAGCTTGTGAACGGTATCGTAAGAGATTATTTGACTGGACAAAATAATCCGACAATATTTAATACTTCGTTTAATATTAAGCTCTCGATATGATCTTGCCAAATGCAactatttaatgttattttgtaaacaatttTACGATaagacaataaattattttctaagtaaCTGTATTGTTTATGTTTACACGACCCTAAGCTTATCATAGCCCGTTCAAACGGGGACACTAGATACGTGGTATGTAGCATTTGCCTCgtgtttgatataattttgtcttGAACTATAATTTCCACGGTACAAATGGAAAATCACAGGAAATCTAATTTTCTGAATCGACTAACGAAtgaaggaaatccacattcccgagatcaTTTAACCGATTTAACGTACCAAAACATAAACACAAGCCCAATTGGAGTAGTAAgcgatacatccatcgcaagatgaactaaagactactttattcatttaatttattgataCCAGACCAATCTTTGTAGCTAACGTACCAAACTCTGATCCATTTGAAACAACGTATTCGAGTGGCCCTATAACTATTTTCTATAACTAAAGTTtcgatgaataaaataaatagttttcaagtaaaaaagaacatttatttatacatacttGTACTACTTCTTTTTAGGTTTCTTCTTACTCTTAGTTTCTTttacttcttcttttcttttcttacttTCTTTACTGTCTTTGATTTCTTCCACCTCCATACTTTCTGGTGTATCCTCTTGCCCGGGTACGTAGCTGAATCCAGGGACGTGAGGCTTGACCAATTGGAAGACGAGTTTCCTATGTTGTAGGTTGGTGCTGTCCAGGGATAGACGGACTGTTATCTCATCAAATGTCCTCAGTACCACATCGCCACATCTTTGTAGATGTTCCTGCAAACATGAAGTTATCATCATTTAACCGATTTAACGTACCAAAACATAAACACAAGCCCAATTGGAGTAGTAAgcgatacatccatcgcaagatgaactaaagacccacacctcaccgatctttctgttagtccaattaaaaaataatccgataattactttattaattatacaATGTTTTCGAAAAGTGCTTTTTCGCTGCTCTCGATCAGCGCTGGCCCTTTTAACTAACAAAATTTTCTAGAAATAGGAATTCAACAGCGATATTAAACGGTCGTATGGAAATTAATGTGTTTTATGACATTAAATGAAATATTACCTCTTCATTGTATGAGAACTTGTCACTAGGCAGCAGTAGCGGCCTCTCCAGTCCGTACTTGGGTATAAGCACTTGCAGCGCGTTCCGTTTAACTGCTAACACCACCGCCGACTCTATCTCCACTCTATCCTTGAACAGGATCTGCAAACATTAACGTTTTGATATTGAACTGAGCATTTCTGACTGTGGAtacatcttcttctttcgtgtgggatGTGAAGTGGTTGACCGTTCTGGGGGTTATGTGAAAGATGAGGTTTTCAcagattatttgttattatcactgacatcctataaaaaaaataattaagtatacgaGGTCTACTGTAAAATGGCAATCTAGAAATATAAGCTAGTCTAAAACTACAGATATCCAAttgatttaaattacataacaaaGAGTACGTCACACGTGTGTATTTCTATATAAATTTCGTTTGACaaggttttcctcttgcctatTAAGTGGTGTCTATGTGACGATCGGTATTTGttaatgtcatagaataaggaataatactatgtatagaacggcaactttccgctccccaccagcgggtaagctaggtttacctcacccccttcggtcttactttagtcttcaatcgtacgggcgttagacgtcacatacacagatgtgcgtgtaagataacgtcaatgtgtttgtgtaaaatagggttatttgtataaagtgtccggcgTGTGTCTATGTGTGTCCTTACATGGGTGTTGAGCGCGACGGAGGCGCGGCCCGCGTACTGCGCCTGCCGGTGGCGGTAGTTGAGGTTGTCGCAGAGCGCGTCCGCGCGCCGCGTGTCCAGCAGCGTGGCGTGCGTCACGTCGGCGCCCACGCACGCCGCCAGCAGCCGGTGCACGATCACGTCCGCGTACCTGCACACGACGGACACTTATTACAAACATTTGGAATCGAAAACATATGTTCTATTGCTTGCCCAAAGAGAAGACGTGCCCATGCGTATCGGGTACGCCTTTGGCACGCTACGTGTACTACGCTTCTTATAACGAAATgcaaaagagatagaaacaatGTGCCCACGCTTGTGCCATTTCTCAAAAACTTAAGAACTTTTATAAGCTGGCTCAAAACAGCCTCTGTGTTTAGTGTGTAGGGCTACGATCTGGAGATCTGAGTTCGAATCCCTTGactttccgaaaaagtaagatcattccgcacttcggaaggcacgttaagccattaacTACTGTAATATACCACCGCCGACCCGCACTGAAATAACATTCTGGGCGGGCTTCtaataaagaagaaagaagagttATATAACGTAAAATATTACCTTCTGATCGGGGAGGTGAAGTGCGTGTATATAGGACAAGCGAGTCCGTAATGATAAAACTCGTCCTGTGTCCTGGAGCCGCTGGAGAAGTACTGAGCTTGTTGCATGCAGCGCGTCGCCATGATGCGCAGCAGAGTGTTGAAGAACGGCCGCTCCGGAATCACCGCCTCGCTCAGAGACTTGGAGAACGACTTGTTCGTCGACACGTCTAATTCGAAGCCCTGTCGATGACGGAAGTGTTAGTACTTTTGAAGTACCTCAGGAATTCTTCGGATGGATATCGAACATACGGTAGACCCTAAAAAATATGGCGTAACGAGACAGTTTTTAGCGTTAGTGCTACACCGCCGGTTCGGTGACTTGGAGAACGATTTGTCCGTCAACACGTCTAGTTCGAAGCCATGTAGGCGACGGTTTTTCAGTGTTAGTAATTTTTAAAGTGGATTCCAAAGGAATAGTCAGGATGGATATCGAAAGCCTGCACGTGGTGCCGCGCCGCCACCTTTTATCGACTATTTCAACAGGATTCGAGAAAAATTAATTGTCTTTTTTGTAACGATATTTGTCAATGCATTACTCTAGTGTTTCTACCGCACAGTTCGTTTTGGTCTGATATTCGTttcgcgtttttttttttatcagtttaagtttagttaccgttattataattattacaaagcaGACACATACTAAAACGTTTTAATTGAGCAATGTTTTAAACGTACTAATTAGATACAAGGAAAATTTGTATTTTGTGCCGGTACTGATTATGACACAGCCACAATGGATCATTAGTCACACGtcacaaaatacaatacatgAACAAACttctttgtaaataaaaaaatattgtcctTATTTTTGGAACGAttcgaaatcaaatcaaatacactttattgcacagaacttaattgtAAAAATCAGACATAacgtacaatttgggcggccttatagcTCTAGAGCAATTACTTCCAGGCAACTACTACCAGGAAACAACATTTATTAGCCTTGGATGCAGGATGGTGTGGCTTGGAAATCTGAATATCGGATGTTTTTTTCCGCCAggaacaaaatattatatatacctaATTTTGTCTAGCGGAAGGAGTTTATCAggttatcatgtgctcagcggtgaaggaaaacattgtttgtgaggaaatccacattcccgagaaatgtgtttcggaggtatgtgacctaacttgcaCTGGGCTGgtatttccttcgcgggttgaaaaatcaaacaggctgtcgcttctgtacaaaaccagatctgtcaaatcttcaggttatgtaagcggaccctgtgaaaacgggataaagatAGGGAAATATGATATTTTATGGAAGGTGCTATTGAGGTATAAAGGTATTCTCTTATTCCGTACGTGACTTGGGAGACCGTCGacctaggtacttcataaaccct
The Pectinophora gossypiella chromosome 9, ilPecGoss1.1, whole genome shotgun sequence genome window above contains:
- the LOC126369862 gene encoding uncharacterized protein LOC126369862, producing the protein MGKLNKGVRARLTEEIYTYCAFCIAMSTLPALAISYVVVRISKHLWLKLLSSRYPGLEFIRTDTVRSLLDTHRNQGIINVLLSINGPLNTEQIKDHLIQHVIERRDKSGDLMFPRLRQQLVSCWGNYAWDASTTFRPENHVIIASGVYRGRPVTDNNIQDYVSEIVSKYFPSDQPPWQYIVIPVVSIEPKYYILVRVHHLLLTGEKSINIGDLLMVEQHSPNENISQAEYTQSNQSPLAKLFPTPSAIPELWCKLNENLSNAWNEFISEYDPVESPRALKTLPGAFHVAGLVLISSASALRELTKKRSNESRNDVPVTAATLLSAIRRECQRRNLTVLKVLISPLVTADPRKWPRRAIGTAITTTKTAIKLPLQLHNEIKALRELKNTGQVVHPNTLMWKYGELLQLWVRAMLEAWRGVVATYRAPAKLWSDTVAADDGHRHLLQTVNLCGRKVAAWSRPVSRASIERAARALGVSSTDVALYAATEALRSFFEHTQSGAPEVILTTARAATEDFLFTFAEGQGKKYKKSMTGGMVCLSLPVGATPRRISSVVEQACSRQSALVTVWAAQARCGALTRAVPSPFARLTLNLLSRRYAVSYAEINAPINARERTTLWGQTVDFVVYWRPPQANISMSLTVIQYADTVRLAVMTDSRLSPAHTVPVTRWPNAIDQLVTKIDQEIARITAQGNLGNVPRIVAPEETQEMEEDSEEQSAVPSSSMLRPPSTAVVSPPPMRRLKTHH